A single region of the Fimbriimonadaceae bacterium genome encodes:
- a CDS encoding PLP-dependent transferase has protein sequence MRFATKAIRIGQDPDAAYQAAVNPIYQSSTFVWNSLDESDIPPIDYTRCANPNRSILQELIASLENGKYCTCFASGMAAIASAISTLKQGDNFLMASDIYGGTHRLMYKQMAQYGITTTEFDANDPGSIARVASPNTKMLIFETPTNPTLRVADIAAIVAEAKKLGIVTILDNTFASPYLQNGLDMGVDIVIHSTTKYIAGHSDIVGGCLITNDPVIANNVHEYVKIVGNQPSPFDCWLTVRGAKTLELRMQKHCSNALAIAQHLEKHPKIAKVFYPGLESAPDHDIAKKQMRGFGGMLSIDIKGTVADAKTVAESMKVFLLAESLGGVESLVAYPPLMSHAVMSEAERLKIGITPTMLRLSIGIEDPADLIEDLDQALAKIPLRQTAAV, from the coding sequence ATGCGTTTCGCCACCAAAGCCATCCGAATCGGCCAAGACCCCGACGCGGCCTACCAAGCCGCCGTCAACCCGATCTACCAGTCGTCCACGTTCGTCTGGAACAGCCTCGACGAGTCCGATATCCCACCCATCGACTACACACGCTGCGCGAACCCCAACCGCTCCATCCTTCAAGAGCTGATCGCCAGTTTGGAGAACGGCAAATACTGCACTTGTTTTGCCAGCGGTATGGCGGCGATTGCAAGCGCAATTTCGACTCTGAAACAGGGCGACAACTTCCTCATGGCGAGCGACATCTACGGCGGAACGCACCGACTGATGTACAAGCAGATGGCGCAGTACGGAATCACCACGACGGAATTCGACGCAAACGATCCGGGATCAATCGCTAGGGTGGCAAGCCCGAATACCAAGATGCTGATCTTTGAGACGCCAACGAACCCGACGCTTCGAGTGGCGGATATCGCCGCGATTGTTGCTGAAGCGAAGAAGCTTGGGATCGTCACGATTTTGGACAATACATTCGCCTCCCCCTACCTTCAGAACGGACTGGATATGGGCGTCGATATCGTCATCCACTCCACGACGAAGTACATCGCTGGGCACAGCGACATCGTTGGGGGATGTCTCATCACCAACGACCCGGTGATCGCGAACAATGTTCACGAGTATGTGAAGATCGTGGGCAATCAGCCGAGTCCGTTCGACTGTTGGCTGACCGTTCGCGGGGCCAAGACGCTTGAGTTGAGGATGCAGAAACACTGTTCCAATGCTTTGGCGATCGCGCAGCATTTGGAGAAGCATCCTAAGATCGCGAAGGTGTTTTATCCCGGACTGGAATCTGCCCCAGACCACGATATTGCCAAGAAGCAGATGCGCGGGTTTGGCGGGATGCTGAGCATTGATATCAAGGGCACGGTCGCCGATGCCAAGACCGTTGCCGAGTCAATGAAGGTATTCCTCCTTGCCGAATCGTTGGGCGGAGTGGAGTCGTTGGTGGCATATCCTCCGCTGATGTCCCACGCTGTTATGTCTGAGGCAGAGCGCCTGAAAATTGGGATCACTCCGACGATGCTGCGGCTCAGCATCGGCATTGAAGATCCAGCGGACTTGATCGAAGATTTGGATCAAGCTCTGGCGAAGATTCCTTTGCGCCAGACAGCGGCAGTCTAA
- a CDS encoding acyl-CoA thioesterase, producing MHSVTEERVRVRYGETDQMGHAYYANYLYWFEQARGEWCRDRGFTYKSLEDMGYMLPVVEAHVRYKGEVKYDDWITVRVWIGEIKRAAIQFQYEVLNESTGKVVTEGHTWHVMMGSERKAVTIPSAIREMLDRDPAGYERLK from the coding sequence ATGCACAGCGTCACCGAGGAGCGCGTCCGCGTTCGCTATGGCGAAACCGACCAGATGGGCCATGCATATTACGCGAACTATTTATACTGGTTCGAACAGGCCAGAGGCGAGTGGTGCCGCGACCGTGGATTCACCTACAAGTCCCTTGAGGACATGGGCTATATGCTGCCCGTGGTCGAGGCGCATGTGCGCTATAAGGGCGAAGTCAAATATGACGACTGGATAACGGTGCGGGTTTGGATCGGTGAGATCAAGCGCGCCGCGATCCAGTTTCAATACGAAGTCCTGAATGAATCGACCGGCAAGGTCGTGACCGAGGGCCACACTTGGCACGTGATGATGGGCTCGGAACGGAAAGCTGTCACCATTCCTTCCGCTATCCGGGAGATGCTTGACCGCGATCCGGCTGGTTATGAGCGGCTGAAGTAG
- a CDS encoding erythromycin esterase family protein: MIQITAFAILGTLLNTAPAPQSNRVESLMAASTVVRSIDPQDEDYSDLMPLIDKIGNSDIVVLGENSHSDGATSQAKCRMIRFLHQKMGFDVLVWEAGMYDCEYMNTALRGDIPLYDAKGILMRGGWATSQYVHDAFAYARSTWKTSNPLEMSGFDDGQRPPNGAVYLSRFIKGLLDPVPELLLSDQEKAKLDEVLKRVIRFWQQNTPTIDEPERVMQRKFLLDLFDRIDSHRETLEKVHGKRDVDLARAVLSSLLVSEESDYCWSQARKNVPGEWLTRWNIQRDKQMATNLSFLVNERYRGRKMIIWCATAHLARETRLIESLKYPGTYQTPLAIVQAGEYFHQQVGRRLYTIAFTAGIGKIGSNFPHSNPPSINEEALAVPPSDSLEEICMRTNEKFLFTDMRSLPSSHWLRTTVQARPLGYLDAKAEWWRVFDAFFFIREMFPESYWPKDKTPG; encoded by the coding sequence ATGATTCAAATCACCGCGTTCGCCATTCTGGGGACCTTGCTAAACACAGCGCCTGCGCCTCAATCAAACCGCGTCGAATCGCTCATGGCCGCCTCAACAGTGGTGCGCTCTATCGACCCACAAGACGAAGACTACAGCGATCTCATGCCGTTAATCGACAAGATCGGCAACTCCGATATCGTCGTGCTTGGCGAAAACAGCCATAGCGACGGCGCAACGTCGCAGGCGAAGTGCCGGATGATTCGCTTCCTGCATCAGAAGATGGGCTTTGATGTGCTCGTTTGGGAAGCAGGCATGTACGACTGCGAGTATATGAATACCGCTCTTCGCGGCGACATCCCGCTTTATGACGCTAAAGGCATCCTCATGAGGGGCGGATGGGCGACGAGCCAGTACGTACACGATGCTTTCGCCTACGCTCGTTCGACTTGGAAGACCTCAAATCCGCTTGAGATGAGCGGGTTCGACGATGGGCAACGACCTCCAAATGGGGCGGTTTACCTTTCCCGATTCATCAAGGGATTGCTTGATCCCGTGCCCGAGTTGCTGCTTTCGGATCAGGAAAAAGCAAAGCTGGATGAAGTGCTCAAGAGGGTCATTCGCTTTTGGCAACAAAACACACCGACGATTGACGAGCCCGAACGCGTGATGCAGCGGAAGTTCTTACTGGACCTTTTTGACCGGATTGACTCCCATCGAGAGACTCTCGAAAAGGTCCACGGAAAGCGCGATGTCGATCTTGCCCGAGCGGTTCTGAGTTCCTTACTCGTCAGCGAGGAATCCGATTATTGCTGGAGCCAAGCCAGAAAAAACGTACCCGGCGAGTGGCTTACTCGCTGGAATATCCAGCGCGACAAGCAAATGGCGACCAACCTCTCATTTCTCGTGAACGAAAGGTATCGAGGTAGGAAAATGATCATTTGGTGCGCGACAGCCCACCTAGCCCGGGAAACGCGTCTGATCGAATCTTTGAAGTATCCAGGGACTTATCAAACCCCACTTGCCATCGTCCAGGCGGGAGAGTATTTCCATCAACAAGTTGGGCGAAGGCTTTATACCATTGCCTTTACAGCGGGCATTGGCAAAATTGGAAGTAACTTCCCCCATTCAAACCCTCCCAGCATCAATGAAGAGGCTTTGGCCGTGCCCCCAAGTGACAGCCTCGAGGAAATCTGTATGAGAACGAATGAGAAATTCCTCTTTACAGATATGCGCAGCCTACCGAGTTCGCATTGGCTTCGGACAACTGTCCAAGCCCGGCCTCTTGGCTATCTGGACGCCAAGGCGGAGTGGTGGCGGGTCTTCGACGCGTTCTTCTTCATCCGTGAGATGTTTCCGGAGTCTTACTGGCCGAAGGATAAAACCCCAGGTTAA
- a CDS encoding helix-turn-helix domain-containing protein, which translates to MAEERQRYLIRGPQSDRLSSYIERYRPCTSVPVHDHKTPYVSFVLVGGYDEWFGQQKYECREGTLTIHPAGDRHSNTIFGMPTREMYFSIHPNLYSSLSQVGLLQTRTDTRRADLSQLMQKAIREVAEPDSLSVLILESLVVEAVVTAQRLARTCCDAPRWPARVEEYLRSHLHTEPCLGEVEREFGRDGSYLARIFRQHYGVTMGDFVRSLRVEQALRMLSSTEQSIGEISAELGFSDQSHFGRVFRRHTGMTPLAYRKTTSNSRFRTLDLN; encoded by the coding sequence GTGGCTGAAGAAAGACAACGTTATCTGATTCGCGGACCGCAAAGCGACCGGCTGTCGTCCTATATCGAAAGATACCGTCCATGTACGTCCGTGCCCGTGCACGACCATAAGACTCCGTATGTCTCGTTCGTCCTCGTAGGCGGCTATGACGAATGGTTTGGGCAGCAGAAGTATGAGTGTCGAGAAGGGACGCTAACCATTCACCCTGCGGGGGATCGTCATTCGAATACGATTTTTGGGATGCCGACGCGCGAGATGTATTTCAGCATTCACCCAAACCTTTATTCTTCGCTGTCTCAGGTGGGGCTCCTCCAAACACGCACCGATACGAGACGCGCGGACCTCAGCCAACTTATGCAAAAGGCGATTCGGGAAGTTGCCGAGCCGGATTCCCTTAGTGTTCTCATTCTGGAGAGTCTGGTTGTCGAGGCCGTCGTAACAGCGCAACGTCTCGCCCGCACCTGTTGCGACGCTCCTCGTTGGCCCGCGCGGGTTGAGGAATACCTTCGAAGCCATCTTCACACGGAGCCATGTCTTGGCGAGGTCGAGCGCGAGTTCGGACGGGATGGGAGCTACCTAGCCCGCATCTTTCGCCAGCACTATGGCGTCACGATGGGCGATTTCGTGCGTTCACTCCGTGTTGAGCAAGCCTTGCGGATGCTGTCTTCTACGGAACAGTCTATTGGCGAGATTTCTGCCGAGCTAGGGTTCAGCGACCAAAGCCATTTCGGCCGGGTGTTTCGAAGGCACACGGGCATGACCCCCCTCGCCTATCGCAAAACTACGTCCAACTCCAGATTCCGCACCCTCGATTTGAACTAG
- a CDS encoding isochorismatase family protein, translating to MPTGIASREESLLLLVDLQPSFLGGIVESESVLKRCEFLARVAHELHVPILATEQYPERMGGTDDRFITLLSEPPYAKMAFSCLGCESVLEYIRKHEKEQIVLVGIETHICVTQTALPLLEFGYEVFVCEDAVSSRSDDRHNIGINRIRDAGAQVAHTESIAYEWMGSAGHPNFREVLKLVKDFA from the coding sequence ATGCCGACAGGAATCGCAAGTCGGGAGGAGTCATTGCTTCTTCTCGTGGACCTTCAACCCTCGTTTTTAGGGGGGATTGTGGAGTCGGAAAGTGTTCTCAAACGTTGCGAATTCCTCGCCCGAGTGGCCCACGAACTGCATGTTCCGATCTTGGCGACGGAGCAGTACCCAGAAAGGATGGGCGGCACCGACGACCGGTTTATCACTCTCCTTTCGGAGCCACCGTACGCAAAAATGGCGTTTTCATGCTTGGGCTGCGAAAGTGTGCTGGAGTACATCCGCAAGCATGAAAAGGAGCAGATTGTCCTGGTGGGGATCGAGACCCACATCTGCGTCACGCAAACGGCCTTGCCGCTGCTTGAGTTTGGCTATGAAGTTTTTGTTTGCGAAGATGCAGTTTCGTCGAGATCTGACGATAGGCACAACATTGGAATAAACAGAATACGTGACGCCGGAGCCCAAGTCGCCCACACCGAATCCATCGCTTACGAGTGGATGGGGTCGGCCGGACATCCAAACTTCCGTGAGGTTTTGAAGCTTGTGAAGGACTTTGCGTAG
- a CDS encoding MgtC/SapB family protein translates to MESFRGVFSSESWLFALEVMLKLGLAAVIGGAVGYERELHGRPAGIRTHILIIIGVTLFCEVGKSLGGDTGRTAANVVTGIGFLGAGTILRMGAEIKGLTSAASIWAVAAVGMAVSAGGPYYLIAILGAAMTLITLSWVDHLERRLVPHSHPKAMQVELDSQAAAMALMESLTKDNGSVKAIRIMSQEPQVIVQLDVQGPYDALLAAAIGCNGVRSAHWLD, encoded by the coding sequence ATGGAAAGCTTTCGCGGCGTGTTCTCTTCTGAATCTTGGCTGTTCGCGCTGGAAGTGATGCTCAAGCTCGGACTCGCAGCCGTGATCGGCGGAGCCGTCGGCTATGAGCGCGAGCTTCACGGACGGCCTGCTGGAATTCGCACGCACATCCTGATCATCATCGGCGTGACCCTCTTTTGCGAGGTTGGAAAGAGTTTGGGCGGCGACACTGGGCGCACGGCGGCAAACGTCGTTACCGGCATCGGCTTCCTCGGCGCAGGCACGATTTTGCGGATGGGCGCAGAGATCAAGGGCCTCACGAGCGCGGCATCGATCTGGGCCGTCGCCGCCGTGGGTATGGCAGTGAGCGCAGGCGGGCCGTATTATCTGATCGCGATCTTGGGGGCGGCGATGACGTTGATCACGCTCTCTTGGGTGGATCATCTGGAGAGGAGACTGGTGCCACATTCTCACCCCAAAGCGATGCAGGTGGAGCTGGATTCGCAGGCAGCGGCGATGGCGCTGATGGAGTCGTTGACGAAGGACAACGGTTCGGTGAAGGCGATTCGAATCATGAGCCAGGAACCGCAAGTGATCGTGCAACTTGACGTACAAGGACCGTACGACGCCCTGCTGGCAGCCGCGATTGGGTGCAACGGGGTCCGCTCTGCGCATTGGTTGGATTAA
- a CDS encoding menaquinone biosynthesis decarboxylase: MAYRDFQHFLEALEAAGELKRITEPLSPYLEITEVADRVMKSAGPALLFENVVGPAPRLGTPNPKSAVMGHPSIHPESSPAYIVGDQRSAIGDQGTSHPLPPPSISGKMEGGEESKTQNLKSKILRPNTDLRTYMPVAINTMGSRKRMSMALSCSDFEEHAERIEQLLKLPSSPPKGIKDILQIAPLMKEILSTTKPKEVSRGICQEVVLKGDDIDLTKLPILTCWPEDGGPFITLPMVFTYDPETGKRNVGMYRIQVHDKNTCGMHWQMHKTGMRHMEAAGEKGKKIEVCVAIGGDPCYAFGAISPLPPGIDEMVFCGFLRKQAVEMVKAKTVDIMVPADCEIVIEGYVDPSERQLEGPFGDHTGYYSLASDFPVLHVTCVTMRSKAIYPATIVGIPPMEDGWMGKAVERIFLPMIRLTVPEIVDMHLPVEACFHNVAFVSIKKKYPGHAYKIMNAIWGLGGLAFTKFVYVFDEDCNVQDIGEVLFRIGANCDPGRDVLLSRGPVDQLDHASQQEGFGGKIGFDCTHKWPGENGFSRDYPKLIKMSDDVKIKIDGLWSRLGL; this comes from the coding sequence ATGGCGTACCGCGATTTTCAACACTTTCTTGAGGCTCTTGAGGCGGCTGGCGAGCTGAAACGGATTACGGAGCCGCTGTCGCCGTATTTGGAGATCACCGAAGTTGCGGATCGGGTGATGAAGTCCGCTGGTCCGGCGTTGCTGTTTGAGAATGTGGTCGGGCCAGCGCCCCGGCTGGGCACGCCGAATCCAAAAAGCGCGGTGATGGGGCATCCCAGCATTCATCCGGAGAGTTCGCCAGCGTATATCGTGGGGGATCAGCGATCAGCGATTGGCGATCAGGGGACCTCCCACCCCCTACCCCCTCCCTCCATTTCCGGAAAAATGGAGGGAGGGGAGGAATCCAAAACCCAAAACCTAAAATCTAAAATCCTGCGGCCCAACACTGACTTGCGCACCTACATGCCCGTCGCCATCAACACCATGGGCTCGCGGAAACGGATGTCGATGGCTTTGAGTTGCAGCGACTTTGAAGAGCATGCCGAGCGCATCGAACAGCTTCTGAAACTGCCGAGCAGCCCGCCAAAAGGGATCAAAGATATCCTCCAGATCGCACCGCTGATGAAGGAGATTCTCAGCACGACCAAGCCGAAAGAAGTTAGTCGAGGAATCTGTCAGGAGGTTGTGCTGAAGGGGGATGATATCGACCTCACCAAGCTTCCGATCCTCACCTGCTGGCCCGAAGACGGCGGCCCGTTCATCACCCTGCCGATGGTCTTCACCTACGACCCTGAAACCGGCAAACGCAACGTCGGCATGTACCGCATTCAGGTTCACGACAAGAACACTTGCGGGATGCATTGGCAGATGCACAAAACCGGCATGCGGCATATGGAAGCTGCTGGCGAGAAGGGCAAGAAGATCGAAGTTTGCGTCGCCATCGGCGGAGATCCCTGTTACGCCTTTGGCGCGATCTCTCCCCTGCCCCCCGGCATCGACGAGATGGTGTTCTGCGGGTTCTTGCGCAAGCAAGCGGTCGAGATGGTGAAGGCAAAAACCGTGGACATCATGGTCCCCGCCGACTGTGAGATCGTCATCGAGGGCTATGTCGACCCGTCCGAGCGGCAGCTGGAAGGGCCGTTCGGGGATCACACTGGCTACTACTCCCTCGCCTCCGATTTCCCGGTTCTGCATGTGACCTGCGTGACCATGCGCAGCAAAGCGATCTATCCGGCAACGATCGTGGGCATTCCCCCGATGGAGGACGGCTGGATGGGCAAGGCGGTGGAGCGGATTTTCTTGCCGATGATCCGGCTGACCGTGCCCGAGATCGTGGATATGCACCTTCCCGTGGAAGCGTGTTTCCACAACGTAGCGTTCGTCTCGATCAAGAAGAAATATCCCGGCCACGCGTACAAGATCATGAACGCGATTTGGGGATTGGGCGGGCTTGCGTTTACTAAATTTGTCTATGTTTTCGATGAAGACTGTAATGTACAAGACATAGGAGAGGTGCTTTTCCGCATCGGCGCAAACTGCGACCCAGGGCGGGATGTTTTGCTTAGCCGGGGTCCGGTCGACCAGCTCGACCACGCCTCCCAGCAAGAAGGATTTGGCGGGAAGATCGGGTTCGATTGCACCCACAAGTGGCCTGGGGAGAACGGCTTTAGTCGGGACTATCCAAAGCTGATCAAGATGTCGGACGACGTGAAAATAAAGATCGATGGGCTTTGGAGTCGACTGGGGCTGTAG
- a CDS encoding PEP-CTERM sorting domain-containing protein: MRPFVLRFGFALTSLTGLCSCMQAQPQYRIKEIAPPAGYSAFAPTALHSSGAMVGYVDPPNFLEGVYADAFGTPTAIPQYGSGFRDVSFFDLNGSGLALGYANSNTGGPAAMLLWDSVSGYRRILHPGTDNVSVKRINDAGQTAVMAELSPGVLTAFIWDAVNGFQTLADPGGEASVNDLAESGRSVGTATISGSSVGVVWNPDRTVAHLIHAAGGYLSVSGDALNSSGHVAGMTFLSGTGDVGYAWSESMGFVPTGSFQKDGLEWYMGARSVSESGVVLGVRVTASTSGLGGLEGGVAIWTHQSGIAPIESLLSPDSAQAQHYYLSASASDGSFVGWAIRSDQSQFYYHAAPVPEPASALALAVGLAAIARRRRAHRREKVG, encoded by the coding sequence ATGAGACCCTTTGTCTTACGTTTTGGCTTTGCCCTCACCTCTTTGACTGGCCTTTGTTCCTGTATGCAGGCTCAGCCGCAGTATCGGATCAAAGAGATCGCTCCCCCAGCCGGGTACAGCGCTTTCGCTCCGACGGCTTTGCACTCATCGGGCGCGATGGTCGGATACGTTGATCCGCCTAACTTTCTGGAAGGGGTCTATGCAGATGCGTTCGGAACGCCGACTGCTATCCCCCAGTATGGAAGCGGTTTTAGAGACGTCTCTTTCTTCGACCTGAATGGCTCTGGCCTCGCCCTTGGGTATGCAAACTCCAATACAGGCGGTCCTGCCGCTATGCTTCTGTGGGATAGCGTCAGCGGATACCGAAGAATCCTTCATCCGGGTACGGACAATGTGAGCGTCAAAAGAATCAACGACGCGGGACAGACTGCCGTGATGGCTGAGCTGAGTCCTGGAGTTCTCACTGCGTTTATCTGGGATGCTGTCAACGGATTCCAAACCCTTGCCGATCCAGGGGGAGAGGCGAGCGTGAACGACCTTGCCGAGTCGGGCAGGAGCGTTGGAACGGCAACGATCTCTGGCTCCAGCGTTGGGGTCGTGTGGAATCCAGATCGAACGGTAGCGCATTTGATTCATGCAGCAGGAGGCTATTTGAGTGTCTCTGGCGATGCGCTGAATTCTTCTGGGCATGTGGCTGGCATGACCTTTCTTTCTGGCACTGGCGATGTCGGATACGCCTGGTCTGAGTCGATGGGATTTGTGCCGACGGGCTCGTTCCAGAAGGATGGGCTGGAATGGTACATGGGGGCGCGAAGCGTCTCCGAGTCCGGCGTTGTCCTCGGAGTTCGTGTGACCGCAAGTACTAGCGGCCTTGGGGGTCTTGAAGGGGGTGTAGCGATTTGGACGCATCAGAGTGGGATAGCGCCTATCGAATCTTTGCTGAGCCCTGACTCTGCCCAGGCCCAGCATTACTACCTGTCTGCATCGGCTTCCGACGGCTCCTTCGTAGGCTGGGCGATTCGGAGCGATCAGAGCCAGTTTTACTACCACGCTGCGCCCGTTCCCGAGCCCGCGTCGGCTCTCGCCCTTGCAGTCGGCTTAGCCGCCATTGCTCGCAGGCGCAGAGCGCATCGGCGCGAGAAAGTCGGCTGA
- a CDS encoding aquaporin produces the protein MKVFTEFIGSFLFMLAIPLAIGNAGNLAPLAIGAALMVMVYMGGHVSGAHYNPAVTLAVWLRGKMDLKDVVPYIVAQILGAIAAFFMGYWLLGSAMTLAPGEAFAPAKALAVEILFTCMLVTVILNVATAKATAGNSYYGLAIGFTIVAAAFVGGPISGGAFNPAVGIGATVSGALFGDGNWSNLWLYLVGPFVGAGLGVLIFKAQHGSAEASASEAASA, from the coding sequence ATGAAGGTCTTTACAGAATTTATCGGATCGTTCCTGTTTATGCTCGCCATTCCGTTGGCCATTGGCAATGCTGGGAACTTGGCCCCGCTGGCAATCGGCGCCGCACTCATGGTGATGGTCTATATGGGTGGACACGTTTCGGGCGCACACTACAACCCTGCGGTGACACTGGCTGTCTGGTTACGAGGAAAGATGGACTTGAAGGACGTCGTTCCCTACATCGTCGCCCAAATCCTCGGCGCAATTGCTGCCTTTTTCATGGGTTACTGGCTGCTTGGCTCGGCGATGACTCTCGCTCCTGGTGAAGCGTTCGCACCTGCGAAAGCATTGGCGGTTGAGATCCTCTTCACCTGCATGTTGGTCACAGTGATTCTCAACGTGGCGACCGCCAAAGCAACCGCTGGAAACTCCTATTACGGACTTGCCATAGGCTTTACGATTGTGGCGGCGGCGTTCGTCGGGGGGCCGATTTCTGGCGGTGCGTTCAATCCCGCAGTTGGTATCGGCGCAACCGTTTCCGGAGCGCTGTTTGGTGATGGAAACTGGAGCAATCTTTGGCTCTATCTGGTGGGTCCGTTCGTTGGCGCAGGATTAGGGGTTTTGATCTTTAAGGCTCAGCATGGAAGCGCCGAGGCCTCAGCCTCTGAAGCGGCATCGGCTTAG
- the tadA gene encoding Flp pilus assembly complex ATPase component TadA, translated as MAQLKQKLGELLTGQRLVTKKQLEEALELQRDTSAPLGSILISMGAITEDLLLRVLAAQMGVAPWHFETQPPQKDVAHVLSPEACDRYQMLPVQKRGDLLTVAMRNPMDTEAIDLARNLSKMRIEPVLANGERLQRAIQITLQTLPARGGKSIDNLVDQAIKEFGRASSGPEEAMLDQADSRPVVGVANQILSDAIRMGSSDVHIEPYANRVEVRYRVDGQLVRVRQMPVDILPMLATRIKIMAELDIVETRMPQDGRVAAEIDGRKVDLRVSVIPNHHGPRIVLRVLDKSVSLKNMADIGFSQRNEATFRSMIQRPYGMILVTGPTGSGKTTTLYSALQEIKTGTNNILTCEDPVEYDIDGIGQAQVNDKIGLSFASLLRSALRQDPDVILVGEIRDKETAETAIRASLTGHLVLSTLHTNDAPGAIPRLLDMGIDPYLLSTSLIGVTAQRLVRCLCSHCKKEETNEADLELLRTISGQEDVSAYSPGTCVKCSRTGYKGRMALHEIMPVVGDVATAIAERVPVDRLRELAHVAGYEEMQADGVRRILQGKTSIQEVRRVANFEVLGSAPQFGGASLRLAA; from the coding sequence ATGGCTCAACTAAAGCAAAAGCTTGGCGAATTATTGACTGGACAACGGTTGGTCACAAAGAAGCAACTCGAAGAGGCGCTCGAACTGCAAAGAGACACCTCAGCTCCACTGGGAAGCATTCTCATTTCGATGGGAGCGATTACCGAGGATCTGTTGCTTCGTGTTCTTGCCGCCCAAATGGGCGTCGCTCCGTGGCATTTTGAAACTCAACCACCACAAAAGGATGTTGCGCATGTCCTTTCTCCGGAAGCATGTGACCGCTACCAAATGTTGCCCGTGCAAAAGCGCGGCGACCTCCTGACCGTAGCAATGCGAAATCCGATGGATACAGAAGCGATTGACCTTGCTCGTAACCTCTCAAAGATGCGCATTGAGCCGGTGCTGGCAAACGGCGAGCGTCTTCAGCGCGCAATTCAAATTACACTACAAACTCTGCCTGCCCGTGGCGGAAAGTCGATCGATAACCTTGTCGACCAGGCTATTAAGGAGTTTGGACGAGCGAGCAGCGGCCCTGAAGAGGCGATGCTTGACCAGGCAGACTCTCGGCCCGTCGTTGGGGTCGCCAACCAGATTTTGAGCGATGCGATCCGGATGGGATCGTCGGACGTACACATTGAGCCGTATGCCAATCGTGTCGAGGTTCGCTATCGCGTGGATGGGCAGCTTGTACGCGTTCGACAGATGCCGGTAGATATCTTGCCAATGCTCGCCACGCGCATCAAGATCATGGCTGAGCTCGATATCGTCGAAACTCGGATGCCCCAAGATGGACGCGTTGCCGCTGAAATCGATGGGAGGAAGGTTGACCTTCGTGTTTCCGTTATTCCAAACCACCACGGACCGCGCATCGTTTTGCGAGTTCTCGATAAGTCGGTTTCGCTCAAGAATATGGCGGATATCGGTTTCTCGCAGAGAAACGAAGCAACTTTCCGCTCGATGATTCAACGACCTTATGGGATGATCCTTGTCACTGGCCCCACGGGCAGCGGTAAGACAACGACCTTGTATTCGGCGCTGCAAGAGATCAAGACCGGAACGAACAACATCCTCACTTGTGAGGACCCGGTTGAATACGATATCGACGGCATTGGTCAGGCTCAGGTCAACGACAAGATTGGACTGAGCTTTGCGTCACTGCTGCGCTCGGCACTGCGACAAGACCCAGACGTGATCCTTGTCGGTGAGATTCGCGACAAAGAGACCGCCGAAACCGCGATCCGAGCTTCTCTTACGGGGCACTTGGTGCTCAGCACGCTCCACACAAACGACGCGCCGGGAGCAATCCCGCGATTGCTGGATATGGGCATCGATCCTTATCTTCTCAGCACTTCGCTGATCGGTGTCACCGCCCAACGCCTGGTCCGGTGTTTGTGCAGCCACTGCAAGAAGGAAGAGACCAACGAGGCCGATCTTGAGCTGCTGCGTACGATTTCTGGTCAGGAAGATGTGAGCGCCTATAGCCCAGGCACGTGCGTCAAGTGCAGCCGTACAGGCTACAAAGGTCGCATGGCGCTGCATGAGATCATGCCCGTCGTGGGGGATGTCGCCACTGCCATCGCCGAGCGCGTGCCGGTAGACCGCCTGCGCGAGCTCGCGCACGTAGCTGGCTATGAAGAGATGCAGGCAGATGGCGTCCGTCGCATTCTGCAGGGCAAAACTTCAATCCAGGAAGTTCGGCGCGTCGCCAACTTTGAAGTTCTCGGAAGCGCTCCGCAATTCGGGGGCGCGAGCCTTAGGTTAGCGGCATAA